The following coding sequences lie in one Montipora foliosa isolate CH-2021 chromosome 11, ASM3666993v2, whole genome shotgun sequence genomic window:
- the LOC137977817 gene encoding uncharacterized protein → MKNPRTYWDSEDLCKYKFPLRNISGYNRRLNPKVMKQASWLRYSPSADSVYCGYCYLFGVQAFRTSDWSNISKFVDRHVGENASHHTAVARGQAFIDVHRGAPDIRQQLQNQRVQAIEENRAILKSITEVVVTMARQNISLRGHVPEESNFNSTAQHSTIPPCVIIWKMQGAMRSTQVQRYRMNF, encoded by the exons ATGAAGAACCCGAGGACCTAT TGGGACAGTGAAGACCTTTGCAAGTACAAGTTCCCATTAAG AAATATATCAGGATATAATCGCAGACTTAACCCAAAGGTTATGAAGCAGGCCTCATGGCTACGATACAGCCCATCCGCTGATTCCGTTTATTGTGGTTACTGCTATTTGTTCGGTGTACAGGCCTTCCGTACTTCCGATTGGTCCAATATATCAAAGTTTGTTGATCGGCATGTTGGTGAAAATGCATCGCATCATACAGCTGTTGCAAGAGGTCAGGCCTTCATAGATGTCCACCGTGGCGCTCCTGACATTCGCCAGCAACTTCAGAACCAAAGAGTCCAAGCAATTGAGGAAAACCGTGCAATTTTAAAAAGCATAACTGAAGTTGTGGTAACAATGGCAAGACAGAACATATCTTTGAGGGGGCATGTCCCGGAAGAAAGCAACTTTAATtccacagcacagcacagcacaatTCCACCTTGCGTCATCATCTGGAAAATGCAAGGGGCAATGCGAAGTACACAAGTCCAGAGATACAGAATGAACTTTTAG
- the LOC137977815 gene encoding uncharacterized protein: protein MDVRLSPLIRWPEREELWKTMPQCFKFSFGNKTTVIIDCFEVFCVKPTNLLARAQTFSSYKHHNTVKVLIGITPQGCISFVSEAWGGRTSDKYLTENCGLLNNLLPGDLVIADRGFTVHDGVALKQAKLIIPAFTKGKEQLDPVDVERTRGIAHVRIHVERVIGLLRRKYTILESTLSVDFLTCNPTGNPEIQVPMIDRILRVCSGLVNLCGPIVPFD from the coding sequence ATGGATGTGCGGTTGTCCCCACTGATCAGGTGGCCAGAGAGGGAAGAACTTTGGAAGACCATGCCCCAGTGTTTTAAGTTTTCGTTTGGAAATAAGACAACCGTCattattgactgttttgaaGTTTTTTGTGTAAAACCGACAAACCTCCTGGCTAGAGCACAAACGTTCAGCTCGTACAAACACCACAACACAGTCAAGGTCCTCATCGGCATAACCCCTCAAGGCTGCATCTCCTTTGTCTCAGAAGCCTGGGGGGGACGCACCTCAGACAAGTATCTCACGGAAAATTGTGGGCTGCTCAACAACTTGCTTCCTGGGGATCTAGTTATCGCAGACAGGGGATTCACTGTTCACGATGGTGTTGCCCTTAAACAAGCAAAACTCATAATTCCAGCATTCactaaaggaaaagaacaacTGGACCCTGTTGACGTTGAAAGAACAAGGGGGATCGCACATGTTAGGATCCACGTTGAACGAGTTATAGGACTTTTACGCAGGAAATACACTATTCTTGAGAGTACCTTGTCAGTAGATTTTTTAACCTGTAATCCAACTGGAAATCCTGAGATCCAGGTACCTATGATCGACCGCATACTCAGAGTTTGCTCTGGACTTGTCAATCTATGTGGCCCCATTGTCCCATTTGATTAG
- the LOC137975213 gene encoding 52 kDa repressor of the inhibitor of the protein kinase-like → MRAQGYDGASVMSGHINGVQARIQRQNPKAAYIHCRAHVLNLCIVHSSKLPLIRNIMDTMQEVSLAFKFSAKRFLVFQEQLRQNADVREEMGRQSKLKVLCETRWASRADCLNVFVTSFQVIVDTLNELSESGDNKARGLHSSILKWDFIVTAVILQHIFECTHRLSVYLQSTELDLVQASKEAKVCSTVFQAERNDDAVWDALVEKAADIAAFYNIDPSIPRRAGRQQHRSSCIGAQRAVGKLQDLSEKCVEDIYNYYGDDMHMTLDEFKQEVTRWRHRWPITEDDPPQTLVETLDFADPELYPGIYVAVKTLLTYPVSTCVAERSFSSMKRLKTPLRNTMSEDRLSSLSVLHIHKHKELDVNEVISEFARRKNRRLALCL, encoded by the exons ATGAGAGCCCAAGGATACGACGGTGCCAGCGTCATGAGCGGGCATATTAATGGCGTACAAGCGCGAATTCAACGACAGAATCCAAAGGCTGCATATATTCATTGCCGAGCCCACGTGCTAAACCTATGCATTGTTCACTCCTCGAAACTACCACTCATCAGAAATATTATGGATACCATGCAAGAGGTGTCGCTGGCGTTCAAGTTTTCTGCGAAGCGGTTTCTGGTTTTCCAGGAACAGCTTAGGCAAAACGCAGATGTAAGGGAAGAGATGGGGAGGCAGTCCAAACTAAAAGTTCTCTGCGAGACAAGATGGGCATCTAGAGCGGATTGCTTGAATGTCTTCGTCACCTCATTTCAG GTTATTGTTGACACACTTAATGAGCTAAGTGAGAGCGGAGACAACAAAGCTCGGGGGCTGCACTCATCTATCCTAAAATGGGACTTCATAGTAACGGCCGTGATCTTGCAGCATATATTTGAATGTACCCACCGATTATCAGTATACCTTCAG AGCACCGAATTGGATTTGGTTCAAGCGTCCAAGGAAGCCAAAGTATGTTCAACAGTCTTTCAGGCGGAGAGGAATGACGATGCTGTCTGGGATGCGCTGGTTGAAAAAGCAGCGGACATTGCAGCTTTTTACAACATAGATCCAAGCATCCCTCGAAGAGCGGGAAGACAGCAACACCG ATCATCTTGTATCGGAGCTCAACGAGCTGTTG GTAAGCTTCAAGACCTTTCAGAAAAGTGTGTGGAAGACATCTATAACTACTATGGCGATGACATGCATATGACCCTTGATGAATTCAAGCAAGAGGTGACAAGGTGGCGTCACAGATGGCCAATAACTGAAGATGACCCTCCTCAGACTTTGGTAGAGACGCTGGACTTTGCCGACCCAGAATTATACCCTGGAATTTATGTAGCGGTCAAGACACTTCTGACGTATCCTGTGTCAACGTGCGTGGCAGAGAGAAGCTTTAGCAGCATGAAGAGGCTCAAGACGCCACTTCGAAACACCATGTCGGAAGACAGGTTGTCCTCGTTGTCTGTGTTGCACATCCATAAGCATAAGGAACTAGATGTTAACGAGGTTATTTCTGAGTTTGCAAGGAGAAAAAACAGAAGATTAGCGCTATGCCTGTGA